DNA from Daucus carota subsp. sativus chromosome 1, DH1 v3.0, whole genome shotgun sequence:
GGACTTAAAGCTATGGTGGATCACACAGCAGTCATGATTTTTTATCATATGTCTTTAATCTgtcttcaaaaaatatttgtgcTCAAGAATGTAATATTGTAAACTTTGAACTTATCAAGATCACGGTCAAAATGGTTTTTTATTGTTGATATCAGCTCTTCTTAGTgctttttatgttatatatgttTTCACATTTTGATTTAATATGTCATTAAAATATCAACGCAAGTATATATAATGTAAAGGCCCTGCACCGCGGGTACAAATACTAGTTATACTATTATAACCAGAATTACACATCTGTGGGCAGTGGGCAGATTTTGTATTTTGCTTTTAAGGAAGAAGGAAAACCGAAAACCTAATATCTTTCTTTATATCTGATGAAAACTAAAGTTGGGTCCTTTCAACTTTCTGAACATGTTAAACCGGTctcttaaattttcaaaaacataAACACCACCTGAAGTTTCCATAAATTCCGAACTAGTCTATGTACTTGCAGAAAACTAGTCCCTCGCAGTTCCAGAAAATTACTGGCCCATCCAATACTTCCAGTTCAGAATTTGACATTTTGATCCTTTTAGAAGAATATAATTTAGAAGTTACACTGttttttaaagattaaaatGTTCCTTTTAAGTTAATGAAAAATTCTTGGTAAATACATGAACTTCAGTTTAAGTTATATAcacaatattaaaatcaaaaattacttAAAGCAGATAtgaaaagtaaaaatataaCAACTAGGTTAGATTGTAAATATCAGTAGCATCAAGCAGAGTAATCTAACTTACAAAGTTAACGAGAAAGAAACCCAAAAAGCATAACAATGCAAAATAATTACCCCCACCGGCAGACAAGTTCCTGGTAACACCATGTttgcacaaacgagtctggcAAACCGTATAAAAGGGAAAGGACAGGGATTTCGCGGCCTGGTAAGAGCATGCATTGTCCGGACATAGTTTAAGGTTATCTCTAACTTTGAGGTCTAGAATTAAAGTTGTTAATTGCCAGAATTAAGGAAATGAGTTTTAAAACTAAGATTCGGAGATTGCAGCTTATCAATATTCTGCAGACCTCGGCTTAGCAAACAATAGTGTTTAGTGGACAAGGTAAAGAGGTTCGATGGTGGAAGAATGTAGatgttaaaagaaaaatatcgTACAATCATGGAAAGGCGCGATAATGCAACAATTATACCCTACTGATCCACCAAAATATATGACAAGACAACAACCTGGTGGTATCTAACCATAATATAGTGAAAAATTAGGTAGTAGCATAAACGGACTTCCTTCAAAAATAGATATTGATTCCCtacttgtaaaaaaaaaaaaaaagataccgATTACTGAGGAAACCTAATACCAAGATAAATAAACACAAACCTAAGAGAGGATGGACCAAAATTAACGATAGAATGAGTCATTAAGGTCAGCAAGTAAGACAAGCAATCCAGACACAACTTCATCTACTTATCACTCATTTTCGCCCGTAACCTAGAAAAGATCGGTACTTAACTTGTGGCTCTATGAAGCACCTCTATGCAGCTAGGACAAGGTGTGACATTCCTTAGCATCTTAGCTATCTTCCACTTTTTAGATATTGGAATTTATGTGTATTCATACTATTTAAACTTAAAAGCAGATTCCTTATCTAACAATAAAGCAAAAGAATTACACAACCAATAAACTATCATTCTTAAACAATGCATCTTGTTAATATTTCATGCCACAGTGAAACGCAAAAATAACAATGCTGGGGAAAAAAACATTGTAGcaaaaactaataaaaactaGAAGAAAAACAGAGCTTATTACAGAAAATGTACCTCATACATTTTGTGATTACAAATAGCATGTCTCATTTTCATCCTATAATATTAAGCTTGCAACTTGTTGATTCACTCTGTAAGTTTAACAGTTCGTGCCGGGCGTTTGCATCTTTtgacaaatttgaaatttcaacTGATACATTTCGCAAAGCACTCCCATAAGCTAGCAGGCATTTAACAAATGCCAATACCTCATCTACTTCGCCGAATGTTCTAATATATACTGTTTTAAGATGTGTGGATAAGCATTCTGGAACACGTGCTTGTGACCAGGCCCATGAGCCGCGAAAAGATTCATGAAGGGAACTACAACCAAGACCCTGCTAACAAGAGAGAGCAAAGTGTTAAATTCTAAGTTCAGTGTCCTTGACAAATACGTCAAATCTCAGTTTTTAACTCACCTGCGGAAATTGAAGACTTTCAAGGTTCGGTGAGCTTTGAAGGAAGTCATCCAGTAAAGTTTTGTGAAAAAAATCGTCAACATCAATTACCAACTCAGTCAAGTTATGAAATGGAGGAAACTCATAATGACCTGATCTTAACTCATTATCATATGCCAGGCTGAGGATCTTCAAAATAAGAAGGCAAGCCGTGACAGTCACATAAATTTGCAGcaaagataaaaattagttcatTTACATTAAGATTTAGGCATGACACTAACCTCCACAGTGTTATCTGACAAAGTCAAAAATTTGACATGATTAATCTTTTTAAGCACCCCTAACACGTAATAAACTCCTTGTGGCATCTCATCATCAAAGATGTCGATTACAGCTATCTTGAGGAATGGCAAGTTCTCCTTGAACAAAATATCATTATCACCGCCTGCGTAAGAACAAATTTGGAGATTCTCTAATCTCGGTGTATCAATCATAGTCCGAATCACAAATTCTGCATCATCTGAACCAAGATAATATGACAACCTCTTCAATACAGATCCACAAATATTGAAAGAGTTGCCCGTAAGCCATTCACAGTGGACAATTTCCAAATCTTCAAGCACAGGACAGTTTAACAAAAGCTTCCCAACTGACTCACAGCTCGAAATCATAACTCTGTCGAATCTAAGCAGCCGAAGCCTCGGAAGCGTAACATTCTCCGGAATCTCAACTGATATTTTCCCACTGAGTCGAACAACTTCAACACTAGCagacatgtaaaaaaaatcttGGACCAAATTATACAAGTCTCGAAACGAAAGACAAAGGTTTATCTCTTTCAAATCACGTCCAAGCGCATTTATAATCCACTCATTAACGCGGTCCCGGTAGTAGTCTCCACGATAACAATTTAACCGGAATTTAGCGATTTTCAAGTTATTCGGCCTACGCATCAAAAACCTATCAACAAAGTTGGTGAAATTTATGCCTGAATTGCTAACATCAACAAAATCAAGATTCGGGAGTGACTCGCAGAGAGGCCTCCATTTTTTCGACAAGATACAAGTGCGTACAGCAGGTTTAATTGGAAGCAATGCAAGTATAGCGATGAGGAGTGAGTCAGGTAAATCACTGATTCTATCTACCGCACAAATATTCGCTAATTTTTTTGAAGTCGAATCCATAAAATTTACCAATGAATTACATAAAAACTTGATCAAAAGCTGGATGAGGATGGGAAGGAAGAGCGATTGATTACCAAATACGATGCACGAAAGACGTTTCAGCTTACTCCAGTGAGGCAGTGACCGGGGTTTTTAGGTTTGCTGGAGATTTTGACCCGGTAATATAGATTCATAGGATCCGAACTCGATCCATTAATATGCTTGTTTACTCGTGTCTGTTATGAGTTTAGAAGTTTATTTAGAGAATTATTGGGATTCCctctaaataattatattttgttttgaatttattgaaaatgATATTATTGAATCGAAGTAGGATGTGTGAGGCAGATTTTTTAAGATTGATGTTAAAATAGTTACTATCCTTAATATAAGTTCAGTCATTTAAAAGGGTCCAATGCTAgcacaaatttaaaatatattgatattgataacATCAATTATAACCATAGAACATGagaatgaaataatataaaaaaatgttataactAAAAATTGTTAACTTTCATTCtataaaatcaattataaatgTAATTATGATTGTGACATGGGTATTTAAGTTGAAAGGTAGAGAGGTGGAAAATGGTagtgatttgaaaaaaaatataaattttttcccTAATCTAGTTGGCGAGGTATTATTAGTTGGAAAATGTTAGTATTCAGAAAGTATtctcaaatttttttccaaattcaaacaacactCTATGATTGGTTCAAATTACACTAATAATAATAGGATCATTTATGCACATCAACTGcccaattaaaattagtcatatGTCTATCACGTCAAAGTAGAATTTAGCATTACCCTTATTAgtttcacacatattaataataatgcCTTTGAATACACAAATcacccaattaaaattaatcatctatTTGCCACCTCATTTGAAAGAAGAATTGAAACAGAATTTGAGATATATAACACTACTCTAAAAGAGAAATGAATATGAAAATTAATCTGGTTTAAGTTTTTGTAGTTAGGTTGATATCAATTATAAACTTAATTGGTTTTGCTTTGTTTGATtccatttaaaatttaactataaaatttgttgtaataataaaatgtattttttaattttatactaataacaatAACTAGTTCTGAGACTTGTTTagcttaatttaaaaaaagtaactCATCGCATAAcaggaaaaaataaattataaataatataattttaaacatataaattacCCAAGTGTTTGTACAATTGTGTGATAAAAAGTTGCGGAAAATAGatgttaagagcatctccaacggcgttggctataatcgttggctaaattggacctgtaaggctttatgtaaaatttgctgaacctgtaacacattttgcttcaatggtattggctataatttaaaaatagtatgttattaatattttaaattgttaaaatagaatatatcagttcaatatggtaataaatgatgtgcaatcttcctacagattttcttacagacctgtagaggttcgacaaatttagccatccataggaggttggctaaaattatagacaacaggtgggcGTGGTTGGAGTGTACTTTTTTGACGatgttgactataatttttaattatggtatgccaactcacattttagctaagagtactttatggttggagatgctctaagtgatTGATTGGTTGGGCTACTAAGCCCAGCTTTTGGGCGTATAAACCTGATATAGTTTAGCCCAACTTTTCGATTTATAAATCCGATTAGTTTATTCAAATTGTTTGTTTAACAAACTTATAAATTGATTCCCGCTATATAAGTTGATTACGTCAGAATATAAAAAGTTGAGCATGCTAGTTTTTTagtttcttattattatttttttgaaacttgatTTTACAAATATGCAGAGAATGACTTTAAAAGATaatctatataatttattattatattaaaaattcttatactttttgaaaattcttaTACTTAATAAATTGCAAgcacaaaaaaattattcagaaTAAAACTTATCTTTCATTTATAATTAACTTTCTCATTTatcatgacaaaaaaaaaatttaacttctcatttataaatattaagcCCTTCTTTTATGTTCCGCTTAACGGATCCTACATTTGCAGTAGCTTTCAACTTCTgctcttaaaatttaaaataagtacaTGCCTGTTATTT
Protein-coding regions in this window:
- the LOC108211005 gene encoding F-box protein At4g09920-like encodes the protein MDSTSKKLANICAVDRISDLPDSLLIAILALLPIKPAVRTCILSKKWRPLCESLPNLDFVDVSNSGINFTNFVDRFLMRRPNNLKIAKFRLNCYRGDYYRDRVNEWIINALGRDLKEINLCLSFRDLYNLVQDFFYMSASVEVVRLSGKISVEIPENVTLPRLRLLRFDRVMISSCESVGKLLLNCPVLEDLEIVHCEWLTGNSFNICGSVLKRLSYYLGSDDAEFVIRTMIDTPRLENLQICSYAGGDNDILFKENLPFLKIAVIDIFDDEMPQGVYYVLGVLKKINHVKFLTLSDNTVEILSLAYDNELRSGHYEFPPFHNLTELVIDVDDFFHKTLLDDFLQSSPNLESLQFPQGLGCSSLHESFRGSWAWSQARVPECLSTHLKTVYIRTFGEVDEVLAFVKCLLAYGSALRNVSVEISNLSKDANARHELLNLQSESTSCKLNIIG